A window of the Diabrotica undecimpunctata isolate CICGRU chromosome 1, icDiaUnde3, whole genome shotgun sequence genome harbors these coding sequences:
- the Las gene encoding lipoyl synthase, mitochondrial has product MTMYKSLINLSKNELRNIRQKSSLEALKERIKNGPALQEFIESTDPVLKEDPATWAGYEGKLKREKGEEKRLRLPPWLKRTIPTGTNFSKIKDQLRNLNLHTVCEEARCPNIGECWGGGEHGTATATIMLLGDTCTRGCRFCSVKTSRTPPLPDPNEPENTAKAIVSWGLDYIVLTSVDRDDLPDGGSNHFAETVRKIKQQSNTILVECLVPDFRGNLDHVKIITESGLDVYAHNVETVEPLTPYVRDRRARYRQSLSTLQAAKEFNPNLITKSSIMLGLGETDYEVEQTLKDLREHDVDCVTLGQYMQPTKRHLKVVEYVTPAKFQHWEKVGKELGFLYVASGPLVRSSYKAGEFFIASILKNRKTSTAQ; this is encoded by the exons ATGACAATGTATAAATCATTAATAAACTTAAGTAAAAAC GAACTTAGAAATATAAGACAGAAATCTAGTCTGGAAGCTCTAAAGGAACGAATTAAAAATGGTCCCGCTTTGCAAGAATTTATCGAAAGCACTGATCCAGTACTAAAAGAGGATCCAGCTACTTGGGCAGGATATGAGGGCAAGTTAAAACGCGAGAAGGGAGAGGAAAAAAGATTAAGATTACCCCCTTGGTTAAAAAGAACCATACCCACAGGAACAAATTTCAGTAAAATCAAAGACCAATTGAGAAACCTTAACTTGCATACTGTGTGTGAGGAAGCCAGGTGTCCCAATATAGGTGAATGTTGGGGAGGAGGGGAACATGGCACTGCCACAGCAACAATAATg ttgCTGGGTGACACATGCACAAGAGGGTGTAGATTTTGTTCTGTCAAAACTTCAAGAACACCTCCTTTGCCAGATCCAAACGAGCCTGAAAATACTGCTAAAGCAATTGTTTCTTGGGGACTTGACTATATTGTTTTGACTTCTGTTGACAGAGATG ATTTACCTGATGGTGGATCAAATCATTTTGCAGAAACTGTAAGAAAGATAAAGCAACA gAGCAATACTATTCTTGTTGAATGTCTAGTACCAGATTTTAGGGGCAATTTAGACCATGTGAAGATAATTACAGAAAGTGGACTAGATGTATATGCCCACAATGTCGAAACTGTTGAACCCTTAACCCCATATGTAAGAGACAGAAGAGCTAGATACAG ACAATCGCTATCAACTCTACAAGCTGCCAAAGAATTCAACCCGAATCTCATAACTAAATCATCAATAATGTTGGGTCTGGGGGAAACAGACTATGAAGTAGAACAAACCCTCAAAGATCTCAGAGAGCATGACGTGGACTGTGTGACTTTAGGCCAATATATGCAACCAACCAAAAGGCATTTGAAAGTTGTAGAGTATGTCACTCCAGCTAAGTTCCAACACTGGGAGAAAGTGGGAAAAGAACTTGGTTTTTTGTATGTAGCTAGTGGTCCCTTGGTCAGAAGTTCCTACAAAGCTGGAGAATTCTTTATAGCTAGTATATTAAAGAATAGGAAGACCAGTACAGCCCAGTGA